From Xiphophorus hellerii strain 12219 chromosome 9, Xiphophorus_hellerii-4.1, whole genome shotgun sequence, a single genomic window includes:
- the tm2d1 gene encoding TM2 domain-containing protein 1 isoform X1, with the protein MRAPMALRPQDPEGNKPSRDGWLIMAAPFGRLLLLTLLLFCCGSGSGLKATEAEEAEDCRHLRLGQYLCRDPKIDESTQEPENCRDGVAFVDCLPAPNVTCRLSNGTEVRFSGDEVGFNRTVACRNVTGYSYKVAVALSLFLGWLGADRFYLGYPALGLLKFCTVGFCGIGTLIDFILIAMQMVGPADGSSYIVDFYGARLTRLSITNETFRKPHLAL; encoded by the exons ATGAG AGCTCCGATGGCCCTCCGTCCTCAGGACCCTGAAGGCAACAAGCCGTCACGTGATGGTTGGCTCATCATGGCGGCTCCCTTCGGACGGTTGCTACTCCTGACGCTCTTGCTGTTCTGctgcggttctggttctggtctcaAAGCGACTGAGGCTGAAGAGGCGGAGGACTGCCGACACCTGAGGCTGGGACA GTATCTGTGCAGAGACCCGAAGATCGATGAATCCACGCAGGAACCGGAGAACTGCCGGGACGGCGTGGCGTTCG TGGACTGTCTGCCCGCTCCAAACGTCACCTGCCGGCTGTCCAACGGAACCGAGGTCCGGTTCAGCGGAGACGAGGTTGGCTTCAACAGAACTGTCGCCTGCAGGAACGT GACCGGATATTCCTACAAGGTTGCCGTGGCGCTGTCTCTGTTCCTGGGCTGGCTGGGAGCGGACCGGTTCTACCTGGGATACCCGGCCCtcg GTCTGCTGAAGTTCTGCACCGTGGGATTCTGTGGGATCGGGACTCTGATCGACTTCATCCTGATCGCCATGCAG ATGGTGGGCCCGGCGGACGGGTCCAGTTACATCGTGGATTTCTACGGCGCCCGGCTGACCCGGCTCTCCATCACCAACGAGACGTTCAGGAAGCCTCACCTGGCGCTCTGA
- the tm2d1 gene encoding TM2 domain-containing protein 1 isoform X2, with protein sequence MALRPQDPEGNKPSRDGWLIMAAPFGRLLLLTLLLFCCGSGSGLKATEAEEAEDCRHLRLGQYLCRDPKIDESTQEPENCRDGVAFVDCLPAPNVTCRLSNGTEVRFSGDEVGFNRTVACRNVTGYSYKVAVALSLFLGWLGADRFYLGYPALGLLKFCTVGFCGIGTLIDFILIAMQMVGPADGSSYIVDFYGARLTRLSITNETFRKPHLAL encoded by the exons ATGGCCCTCCGTCCTCAGGACCCTGAAGGCAACAAGCCGTCACGTGATGGTTGGCTCATCATGGCGGCTCCCTTCGGACGGTTGCTACTCCTGACGCTCTTGCTGTTCTGctgcggttctggttctggtctcaAAGCGACTGAGGCTGAAGAGGCGGAGGACTGCCGACACCTGAGGCTGGGACA GTATCTGTGCAGAGACCCGAAGATCGATGAATCCACGCAGGAACCGGAGAACTGCCGGGACGGCGTGGCGTTCG TGGACTGTCTGCCCGCTCCAAACGTCACCTGCCGGCTGTCCAACGGAACCGAGGTCCGGTTCAGCGGAGACGAGGTTGGCTTCAACAGAACTGTCGCCTGCAGGAACGT GACCGGATATTCCTACAAGGTTGCCGTGGCGCTGTCTCTGTTCCTGGGCTGGCTGGGAGCGGACCGGTTCTACCTGGGATACCCGGCCCtcg GTCTGCTGAAGTTCTGCACCGTGGGATTCTGTGGGATCGGGACTCTGATCGACTTCATCCTGATCGCCATGCAG ATGGTGGGCCCGGCGGACGGGTCCAGTTACATCGTGGATTTCTACGGCGCCCGGCTGACCCGGCTCTCCATCACCAACGAGACGTTCAGGAAGCCTCACCTGGCGCTCTGA